The Microlunatus antarcticus genome window below encodes:
- a CDS encoding sensor histidine kinase has product MTEVRTHGRLDARLDRAGLRTVLARDTALAVVVAALTVAGLAALTGPLASELDVRLTPVQHALLLVVAAAQSLALAVRRVRPAACLLLVAVLQVLLSATVADQATVRGVAGLVAFYTAGTCLPLARLVGWGALALVVEVVGTPLVDLALRAALPGRAAAGTVPGTGTWVVSAVAVVLLCVAAAAAGVAVATRRENVALLEARAAAVEAGREADTRRAVEAERLRMARELHDVAAHHLTGLLVQASAAERLVGADPEAARRAVLEVRAQGRQALDNLRAVVGVLRQHGGGTGAVGTAGALDLDPVPGLAVLPGLIDAARGLGDPVRLEVVGTPVPLAPVADVTAYRVAQEALSNARQHAPQQEVVVTLTYTDDAVRLCVVSGSPDPAATPVPDPGVRVGFGLAGMRERAALVGGVLEAGPVPGPAWRVALLLPRPGPGTALDDADAGLR; this is encoded by the coding sequence GTGACCGAGGTGCGGACGCACGGCCGGCTCGACGCCCGGCTGGACCGGGCCGGGCTGCGGACCGTGCTCGCGCGGGACACCGCCCTCGCCGTCGTCGTCGCCGCCCTCACCGTCGCGGGGCTGGCCGCGCTGACCGGCCCGCTCGCGAGCGAGCTGGACGTCCGGCTGACCCCGGTGCAGCACGCCCTGCTCCTGGTCGTCGCGGCCGCGCAGTCCCTGGCTCTCGCCGTACGCCGCGTCCGGCCCGCCGCCTGCCTGTTGCTGGTGGCGGTGCTGCAGGTGCTCCTCAGCGCCACCGTGGCGGACCAGGCGACGGTCCGCGGCGTCGCCGGCCTGGTCGCCTTCTACACCGCCGGGACGTGCCTGCCGCTGGCCCGGCTCGTGGGCTGGGGCGCGCTCGCGCTGGTCGTCGAGGTCGTGGGCACGCCGCTCGTCGACCTGGCGCTGCGAGCGGCGCTGCCGGGCCGGGCGGCCGCCGGGACCGTCCCAGGGACGGGCACCTGGGTGGTGTCGGCCGTCGCCGTGGTGCTGCTCTGCGTGGCGGCCGCGGCAGCGGGGGTCGCGGTCGCGACCCGGCGGGAGAATGTCGCGCTGCTCGAGGCGCGGGCGGCGGCCGTGGAGGCGGGCCGAGAGGCCGACACCCGGCGGGCGGTCGAGGCCGAGCGCCTGCGCATGGCGCGCGAGCTGCACGACGTCGCCGCGCACCACCTGACCGGCCTGCTCGTCCAGGCCTCCGCCGCCGAGCGGCTCGTGGGCGCCGACCCGGAGGCCGCCCGGCGGGCCGTCCTCGAGGTCCGCGCCCAGGGCCGCCAGGCCCTCGACAACCTGCGCGCCGTGGTCGGCGTCCTCCGGCAGCACGGCGGCGGGACCGGCGCCGTGGGCACCGCCGGGGCCCTCGACCTCGACCCCGTCCCCGGCCTGGCGGTGCTGCCCGGCCTGATCGACGCCGCGCGGGGGCTCGGCGACCCGGTTCGGCTGGAGGTGGTCGGCACGCCCGTTCCGCTGGCCCCCGTCGCCGACGTGACCGCCTACCGCGTCGCGCAGGAGGCGCTCAGCAACGCGCGGCAGCACGCCCCGCAGCAGGAGGTCGTCGTCACGCTCACCTACACCGACGACGCCGTACGGCTGTGCGTCGTGAGCGGCAGCCCTGACCCAGCAGCGACGCCCGTCCCAGACCCCGGGGTGCGGGTCGGCTTCGGGCTCGCCGGCATGCGGGAGCGGGCGGCTCTGGTCGGCGGGGTGCTGGAGGCGGGACCCGTCCCCGGTCCGGCCTGGCGCGTCGCCCTCCTCCTCCCCCGGCCCGGACCCGGCACGGCCCTCGACGACGCGGACGCGGGCCTCCGATGA
- a CDS encoding fibronectin type III domain-containing protein, whose translation MGALLVPAPAQAASTVGAGTWENTSSVIKYKGSWKTSKSSQDSGGSVRRLNASGYAQLTFTTSGVRWVTRKTSGSGIADVYVDGTKKATVDLYSPTTQRQQVAYEVTGLPTAGTHTIKIVRTGKKNAKSSGKSIQLDAFVTPDVVAPAAPSGLTSKITGDDVTLTWSANAESDVKSYQVFRRVGTRGDRTLIATTTAKVRTATDPGRLPGETDLYDVVATDTSGNVSPASSALSVQLPITPRGAGTYDEKNPAVGLRGPWTSTSSTQDVAGAHASLKAAGYAQLTFSTSSIRWISRLDSYSGIADVYLDGVKQTSVDLYAATAKAQYVAYEVKDLPAGPHTLRVVWTGTKNPAASATTITLDAFVAPDLVAPAAPTGLTAVASGTDVVLTWARSTEPDLTTYEVREREGSSTTLRSVGTFPAGTTTTTVLGRAQGSTFTYDLVATDTSGNVSAPSRGASVTIPIKPEGAGTYENDSAEVTLDGTWSVIPSKLDSGGSYSSLDGPGFAQVSFNTSGIRWISRVNNYSGIADVYLDGVKQKSVDLYSPSTKFQQVVYEVKGLPETPHTLRIVRTGTKSPSSNSTQILLDAFLAPNVFPPAAPRDVAPTPVPGGVQLDWTASPEADVSSYRVYRGAATGNLTAVGTQPADDTDYVDTGLQPGATYRYQVTALNTSGTESARSEIITTTVPMTALPAGTYEDGSPSVTQQGDWTKASSTYDSGGSISSLTGTGYAEMSFATSGIRWVTRTNAYSGIADVWIDGRKQESVDLYSAGTKTGQTVFEVKGLSETGHTIRIAWTGTKNAASTGKGISLDAFVAPDIYAPAAPQALTETPVRSGVKLLWKKNAERDVASYRLLRRTAGSSTAVLVGTTDPATTSFTDVGLANGVSYSWTVVARDTSGNDSPASNAAVLTTGGDPYATFAYRYAKCPTATVTVSTRAQLLTAIKAGTSGTVIRLNPGSYGSGYLINTKATAANPMWICGPDTAVFDNNDFTKGYGFQVNGANNVVLAGMTVRNVQKGVSVQYAKNVTIADMRVERIGDEAIHLKNMTTDSTVIGNSVDTTGLNAKNYGEGVYIGTAQGNWCKYNNCQPDNSDRNVVAYNVIKNNTAESIEAKAGTNDGTMWKNTMDGSTITADDADSLIQIMGSGWVVAGSKGSNSPEDAIQIWNTDDGSYGFDNVVYDNAVAVGPPPGYVVHLPYVNDGNVAGCDNSRGAKGLSNVPCQN comes from the coding sequence GTGGGTGCTCTGCTGGTCCCAGCCCCCGCGCAGGCGGCCAGCACGGTCGGTGCGGGGACGTGGGAGAACACGTCGTCCGTCATCAAGTACAAGGGCAGCTGGAAGACGTCGAAGTCGAGCCAGGACTCCGGCGGCTCGGTCCGGCGCCTGAACGCGTCCGGCTACGCGCAGCTGACCTTCACCACCTCGGGCGTCCGCTGGGTGACCCGCAAGACCAGCGGTTCGGGCATCGCCGACGTCTACGTCGACGGCACCAAGAAGGCGACCGTCGACCTCTACTCCCCGACCACCCAGCGGCAGCAGGTCGCGTACGAGGTGACCGGCCTGCCGACCGCGGGCACGCACACGATCAAGATCGTCCGCACGGGCAAGAAGAACGCGAAGTCCTCGGGCAAGAGCATCCAGCTCGACGCCTTCGTCACCCCCGACGTCGTCGCACCGGCGGCCCCGAGCGGACTCACCTCCAAGATCACCGGCGACGACGTGACCCTGACCTGGTCCGCGAACGCCGAGAGCGACGTGAAGAGCTACCAGGTCTTCCGCCGCGTGGGGACCCGCGGCGACCGCACCCTGATCGCGACGACGACCGCCAAGGTGCGCACCGCCACCGACCCCGGCCGCCTGCCCGGCGAGACCGACCTCTACGACGTCGTGGCGACCGACACCTCCGGCAACGTCTCCCCCGCGTCGTCGGCCCTGTCCGTGCAGCTGCCGATCACGCCCCGCGGCGCGGGCACCTACGACGAGAAGAACCCGGCGGTCGGCCTGCGCGGCCCGTGGACGTCGACCAGCTCCACCCAGGACGTCGCCGGCGCCCACGCCTCGCTCAAGGCGGCCGGCTACGCGCAGCTCACCTTCAGCACGAGCTCGATCCGCTGGATCTCGCGTCTCGACAGCTACTCCGGCATCGCCGACGTCTACCTCGACGGGGTCAAGCAGACCAGCGTCGACCTCTACGCGGCGACCGCGAAGGCCCAGTACGTCGCGTACGAGGTCAAGGACCTGCCCGCCGGCCCGCACACGTTGCGGGTCGTCTGGACGGGGACCAAGAACCCGGCGGCGAGCGCCACCACCATCACCCTCGACGCCTTCGTCGCCCCGGACCTCGTCGCACCGGCGGCCCCGACCGGCCTCACCGCCGTGGCCTCGGGGACCGACGTCGTCCTGACGTGGGCCAGGAGCACCGAGCCGGACCTCACGACCTACGAGGTCCGGGAGCGCGAGGGATCGAGCACGACCCTGCGCTCGGTCGGCACCTTCCCCGCCGGGACGACGACCACCACCGTGCTCGGTCGGGCCCAGGGCAGCACGTTCACCTACGACCTCGTCGCCACGGACACCTCCGGCAACGTCTCGGCGCCGTCCCGGGGCGCGTCGGTCACCATCCCGATCAAGCCCGAGGGCGCGGGAACGTACGAGAACGACAGCGCGGAGGTCACCCTCGACGGCACGTGGTCGGTCATCCCCTCCAAGCTGGACTCCGGCGGTTCCTACTCCTCCCTGGACGGGCCCGGCTTCGCCCAGGTCTCGTTCAACACCAGCGGCATCCGCTGGATCAGCCGGGTCAACAACTACTCCGGCATCGCCGACGTCTACCTCGACGGCGTGAAGCAGAAGAGCGTCGACCTCTACTCGCCCTCGACGAAGTTCCAGCAGGTCGTCTACGAGGTCAAGGGCCTGCCGGAGACGCCCCACACGCTCCGCATCGTCCGCACCGGGACCAAGAGCCCGAGCTCGAACAGCACCCAGATCCTGCTCGACGCCTTCCTCGCGCCCAACGTCTTCCCGCCGGCCGCACCGCGCGACGTCGCGCCGACGCCCGTCCCTGGCGGGGTGCAGCTGGACTGGACCGCGAGCCCGGAGGCCGACGTCAGCAGCTACCGCGTCTACCGCGGGGCGGCCACCGGGAACCTGACCGCAGTCGGGACCCAGCCGGCCGACGACACCGACTACGTCGACACCGGCCTGCAGCCGGGCGCGACCTACCGCTACCAGGTCACCGCCCTCAACACGAGCGGCACCGAGTCCGCCCGTTCGGAGATCATCACGACGACGGTGCCGATGACCGCCCTGCCCGCCGGCACCTACGAGGACGGCAGCCCGAGCGTCACCCAGCAGGGCGACTGGACCAAGGCGTCCTCGACGTACGACAGCGGCGGCTCGATCTCGAGCCTGACCGGCACGGGCTACGCCGAGATGTCGTTCGCGACGAGCGGCATCCGGTGGGTCACCCGGACCAACGCCTACTCCGGCATCGCCGACGTCTGGATCGACGGCCGCAAGCAGGAGAGCGTCGACCTCTACAGCGCGGGCACCAAGACCGGGCAGACCGTCTTCGAGGTCAAGGGCCTGAGCGAGACCGGCCACACCATCCGGATCGCGTGGACCGGCACCAAGAACGCCGCGTCGACCGGCAAGGGCATCAGCCTCGACGCCTTCGTTGCCCCGGACATCTACGCCCCGGCGGCGCCGCAGGCCCTGACGGAGACGCCCGTCCGCAGCGGCGTGAAGCTGCTCTGGAAGAAGAACGCGGAGCGCGACGTCGCCTCCTACCGGCTGCTCCGGCGTACGGCCGGCTCCTCGACCGCCGTCCTCGTCGGCACGACCGACCCGGCCACGACGTCCTTCACCGACGTCGGCCTGGCGAACGGGGTGAGCTACTCCTGGACGGTCGTGGCCCGGGACACGTCGGGGAACGACTCGCCCGCCTCGAACGCGGCGGTGCTGACCACGGGCGGGGACCCGTACGCGACCTTCGCCTACCGCTACGCGAAGTGCCCGACGGCGACCGTCACGGTCTCGACGCGCGCCCAGCTGCTCACGGCCATCAAGGCGGGCACGTCCGGCACGGTGATCAGGCTCAACCCGGGCAGCTACGGCTCCGGCTACCTGATCAACACCAAGGCCACCGCCGCCAACCCGATGTGGATCTGCGGGCCCGACACCGCGGTCTTCGACAACAACGACTTCACCAAGGGCTACGGGTTCCAGGTGAACGGGGCCAACAACGTGGTCCTGGCCGGCATGACCGTCCGCAACGTGCAGAAGGGCGTCTCCGTGCAGTACGCGAAGAACGTCACGATCGCGGACATGCGGGTCGAGCGGATCGGCGACGAGGCGATCCACCTGAAGAACATGACCACCGACAGCACGGTGATCGGCAACAGCGTCGACACGACTGGGCTGAACGCCAAGAACTACGGCGAGGGCGTCTACATCGGCACCGCGCAGGGCAACTGGTGCAAGTACAACAACTGCCAGCCCGACAACAGCGACCGCAACGTCGTCGCCTACAACGTGATCAAGAACAACACGGCGGAGTCGATCGAGGCCAAGGCCGGCACCAACGACGGCACCATGTGGAAGAACACGATGGACGGGTCGACGATCACCGCCGACGACGCCGACTCGCTGATCCAGATCATGGGCAGCGGCTGGGTCGTGGCGGGGAGCAAGGGCAGCAACAGCCCCGAGGACGCGATCCAGATCTGGAACACCGACGACGGCAGCTACGGCTTCGACAACGTCGTCTACGACAACGCCGTCGCCGTCGGCCCGCCGCCCGGCTACGTCGTCCACCTGCCCTACGTCAACGACGGGAACGTCGCCGGCTGCGACAACAGCCGGGGGGCCAAGGGCCTGTCGAACGTGCCCTGCCAGAACTGA
- a CDS encoding threonine/serine exporter family protein: MTWDEQPGTERWRRVRRRVNRVWADDDPPTLIHGVPPLDLWDMRRPLPAPVDLEQQASFDFAHRVGAVMLARGASMEDVEASIRAAALAMGLPSPEVDVTFTSIVVSVRPDPARPPLTSVSVVRQRSDDHSRLADTHQLLIALAAGKLDRTGAFDRLARIEGRPHPYGPNLVTLARGVLAGAIVAQLGGTWAGAIVVATVAMLIDLVGRWLARRRVPTFYLNVVAGLIATLAAAGTTVIGAQQTPSLVVAGSIVVLLPGGTLVNGVRDALSGYVVTGTARVFEVLLVVSGLVGGVALGLSLSRALGVDMSVDPGMFGLDALPVRVLSAAVAAVAAAVTYYAPYRLLPAAALSGALGMLVLSVVQPVGLTGVPGYALAAFVVGLSGYVLANAQRALPMMVVVPGILSLLPGLTLYTGLLELSTGQAAEGLVTMVDAGARGLAIAAAVLVAELIGQPVRRRIQHRAFPVAGRSPGEPPRLPA; this comes from the coding sequence ATGACGTGGGACGAGCAGCCGGGCACCGAACGCTGGCGACGCGTCCGCCGGCGGGTCAACCGGGTGTGGGCCGACGACGACCCGCCCACGCTCATCCACGGCGTCCCGCCGCTCGACCTGTGGGACATGCGGCGCCCGCTCCCCGCCCCGGTCGACCTCGAGCAGCAGGCGTCCTTCGACTTCGCCCACCGGGTCGGCGCGGTGATGCTCGCGCGCGGAGCCTCGATGGAGGACGTCGAGGCCTCGATCCGGGCGGCAGCGCTGGCCATGGGCCTGCCGAGCCCCGAGGTCGACGTCACCTTCACCTCGATCGTCGTCTCGGTCCGGCCTGACCCCGCCCGGCCCCCGCTCACGTCGGTGAGCGTCGTCCGCCAGCGCAGCGACGACCACTCGCGCCTGGCCGACACCCACCAGCTGCTCATCGCCCTGGCCGCCGGCAAGCTCGACCGCACCGGCGCCTTCGACCGGCTGGCGCGGATCGAGGGGCGGCCGCACCCGTACGGCCCCAACCTCGTCACCCTCGCCCGCGGCGTGCTGGCCGGGGCGATCGTCGCGCAGCTGGGCGGCACCTGGGCCGGTGCGATCGTCGTGGCGACCGTCGCCATGCTCATCGACCTGGTGGGCCGGTGGCTGGCCCGGCGCCGGGTCCCGACCTTCTACCTCAACGTCGTCGCCGGGCTGATCGCCACCCTGGCGGCCGCCGGCACGACGGTGATCGGCGCGCAGCAGACGCCGTCGCTCGTCGTCGCCGGCAGCATCGTGGTCCTGCTCCCCGGCGGCACCCTGGTCAACGGGGTCCGCGACGCGCTGAGCGGCTACGTCGTCACCGGGACCGCGCGGGTCTTCGAGGTGCTCCTCGTGGTGTCCGGCCTCGTCGGCGGCGTGGCGCTGGGGCTGTCGCTCAGCCGGGCGCTCGGCGTGGACATGTCCGTCGACCCCGGGATGTTCGGCCTCGACGCGCTCCCGGTCCGGGTCCTGTCGGCCGCCGTCGCCGCCGTCGCGGCCGCCGTCACCTACTACGCCCCGTACCGGCTGCTGCCCGCCGCCGCCCTGTCGGGTGCCCTCGGCATGCTCGTCCTGTCCGTGGTGCAGCCGGTCGGTCTCACCGGGGTGCCCGGCTACGCGCTGGCCGCGTTCGTCGTCGGCCTCAGCGGCTACGTCCTGGCCAACGCCCAGCGCGCGCTGCCGATGATGGTCGTCGTGCCGGGCATCCTGTCGCTGCTGCCCGGGCTCACCCTCTACACCGGCCTGCTCGAGCTCAGCACCGGCCAGGCCGCCGAGGGGCTCGTGACCATGGTCGACGCGGGCGCCCGCGGTCTCGCCATCGCGGCCGCCGTGCTCGTGGCCGAGCTCATCGGACAACCCGTGCGCCGCCGGATCCAGCACCGGGCCTTCCCGGTGGCGGGTCGGTCGCCGGGTGAGCCGCCCCGGCTGCCGGCGTAG
- a CDS encoding glycosyltransferase: protein MSSDPVALRTEETPCLLFPELFAQGGGLQRSVQERASLYAERWDRVLLLTTGFTPNWHSVPVALKERGSLHPRVKVRNFFAHSDWMQQLGVPPLEAYAVVGEDEVTTRAQKLKGREPFRLADFRPGERFPFRFRYFDTEGRPFLTTFVSGDTKQESRGVDAAGNRVDWYRVLADWVDAKIADVPHPVLFSLKRGSNDPVLLKSQKAYRKIASLHNCHYKDPDDRSSGIRPSFRTLFDHADQVDQIVCQTQQQLTELREDVPGMPLSAIRYPGRDVGQEPVEKDPSLVLLVSQLIERKRIDHAIRAFPLVLESVPEARLEIYGQGPLKDKLQGLIDELGVGESVTLMGYSLTVGEAQARAACVLLTSTFEGSPRVVTESMSRGTAAVSYDIRYGPRDLITHGVDGLLVERHEPAALAAAIVSLVSDPDRVVEMGRRAGEIVERHPASAFEEAWCELLMAPPRKPDVLSRARNLKKWVRSSRPVRRLRRISTALPAPYGTSREKRSRTRTSA from the coding sequence ATGTCGAGCGACCCGGTAGCCCTGCGGACCGAAGAGACGCCCTGCCTGCTCTTCCCCGAGCTGTTCGCCCAGGGCGGTGGGCTCCAGCGGTCGGTCCAGGAGCGGGCCAGCCTCTACGCCGAGCGGTGGGACCGGGTGCTGCTCCTCACCACCGGCTTCACGCCGAACTGGCACTCCGTGCCGGTCGCGCTCAAGGAGCGGGGAAGCCTGCACCCGCGGGTCAAGGTCCGCAACTTCTTCGCCCACAGCGACTGGATGCAGCAGCTCGGCGTCCCGCCGCTCGAGGCGTACGCGGTCGTCGGCGAGGACGAGGTCACCACTCGGGCGCAGAAGCTGAAGGGCCGTGAGCCGTTCCGCCTGGCCGACTTCCGGCCGGGCGAGCGCTTCCCCTTCCGGTTCCGCTACTTCGACACCGAGGGCCGCCCGTTCCTCACCACGTTCGTCAGCGGCGACACCAAGCAGGAGTCGCGTGGCGTCGACGCGGCCGGGAACCGCGTCGACTGGTACCGGGTGCTCGCCGACTGGGTCGACGCCAAGATCGCCGACGTGCCGCACCCCGTCCTGTTCTCCCTGAAGCGGGGGAGCAACGACCCCGTCCTGCTCAAGTCGCAGAAGGCGTACCGCAAGATCGCGTCGCTGCACAACTGCCACTACAAGGACCCCGACGACCGGTCCAGCGGCATCCGCCCGAGCTTTCGGACCCTCTTCGACCACGCCGACCAGGTCGACCAGATCGTCTGCCAGACCCAGCAGCAGCTCACCGAGCTGCGCGAGGACGTCCCGGGGATGCCGTTGAGCGCTATCCGTTACCCCGGTCGCGACGTGGGCCAGGAGCCGGTCGAGAAGGACCCGTCGCTGGTGCTGCTCGTGTCGCAGCTGATCGAGCGCAAGCGCATCGACCACGCGATCCGGGCGTTCCCCCTCGTGCTCGAGTCTGTGCCGGAGGCCCGGCTCGAGATCTACGGCCAGGGGCCGCTGAAGGACAAGCTCCAGGGGTTGATCGACGAGCTCGGCGTGGGGGAGTCGGTGACGCTCATGGGCTACTCGCTCACCGTCGGCGAGGCCCAGGCCCGCGCCGCCTGCGTGCTGCTGACGTCCACCTTCGAGGGCTCGCCGCGCGTCGTCACCGAGAGCATGAGCCGGGGCACGGCGGCGGTGTCGTACGACATCCGCTACGGCCCGCGCGACCTGATCACCCACGGCGTCGACGGCCTCCTCGTCGAGCGGCACGAGCCGGCCGCGCTCGCCGCGGCGATCGTCTCGCTGGTCAGCGACCCCGACCGGGTGGTCGAGATGGGGCGCCGGGCGGGGGAGATCGTCGAGCGGCACCCGGCCAGCGCCTTCGAGGAGGCCTGGTGCGAGCTCCTGATGGCGCCGCCGCGCAAGCCGGACGTCCTCAGCCGGGCCCGGAACCTCAAGAAGTGGGTCCGCAGCTCGCGGCCCGTCCGGCGGCTGCGTCGGATCTCGACCGCGCTCCCGGCCCCGTACGGGACCAGTCGCGAGAAGCGCTCCAGGACACGCACGTCGGCCTGA
- a CDS encoding endonuclease/exonuclease/phosphatase family protein, with product MSHPARPARRAATTWSRLAAVIALLAATLLSAAPAPADAYELKSPSSLKAVEKTTTSLTVTWKPIADAENYRVQFSTSSKMKKAKYERSADTTATLTGLKKSTTYYVKVRVIDADGDNLSSYSKAVKIKTPSKNPTPTEPTPTPTPSPSPSATPTPTPTPTPTAPAAPLRAASFNIKCANCFSGLPNEGRWEDRRQAVVDTIRGQDLDVLGVQEAGQSWLKGPDGKSLSPSLTQFEDLRNRLGGSWTLSNANRNNCVKSTTPSSCVYKDQGASQDTKILFDASRVQLLDQGSKKLPFVDPDDNDRYVAWAQFRQRSTGNRFMFATTHLEGTKDKAGSTAFYDLRRTQTEVSIAAVKEHNPENLPVVFNGDFNSSRFAHDYSPTNAPYDVLVKAGLVDPLGAAFSTTKTAPGATVGKRINTWVDSFNEFNLVVNNHKQWINGSYIDYMFVSPSIKVPEWETVVKMDANGQFVGTIPSDHNMIRASLVLPKTS from the coding sequence GTGTCCCACCCCGCCCGCCCCGCCCGCCGTGCCGCGACCACCTGGTCGCGCCTCGCCGCCGTGATCGCCCTGCTCGCGGCGACCCTGCTGAGCGCGGCGCCCGCGCCGGCCGACGCGTACGAGCTGAAGTCGCCGTCGAGCCTCAAGGCGGTCGAGAAGACCACGACCTCGCTGACGGTGACGTGGAAGCCGATCGCCGACGCCGAGAACTACCGCGTGCAGTTCTCGACCTCCTCGAAGATGAAGAAGGCGAAGTACGAGCGGTCCGCCGACACCACCGCCACCCTCACCGGGCTGAAGAAGAGCACGACCTACTACGTGAAGGTCCGCGTCATCGACGCCGACGGCGACAACCTCTCGTCGTACTCCAAGGCGGTCAAGATCAAGACGCCGAGCAAGAACCCGACGCCGACCGAGCCGACGCCGACCCCGACGCCCAGCCCCTCGCCGTCGGCCACCCCGACGCCCACGCCGACCCCGACGCCCACCGCGCCGGCCGCGCCGCTGCGGGCCGCCAGCTTCAACATCAAGTGCGCGAACTGCTTCTCCGGCCTGCCGAACGAGGGTCGTTGGGAGGACCGTCGTCAGGCGGTCGTCGACACGATCCGCGGTCAGGACCTCGACGTGCTGGGCGTGCAGGAGGCGGGCCAGTCCTGGCTGAAGGGCCCGGACGGCAAGAGCCTCTCGCCCTCGCTCACCCAGTTCGAGGACCTGCGGAACCGCCTCGGCGGGTCCTGGACGCTCTCGAACGCCAACCGGAACAACTGCGTGAAGTCGACGACCCCGAGCAGCTGCGTCTACAAGGACCAGGGCGCCTCGCAGGACACGAAGATCCTCTTCGACGCCTCCCGGGTCCAGCTGCTCGACCAGGGGTCCAAGAAGCTCCCGTTCGTCGACCCCGACGACAACGACCGCTACGTCGCCTGGGCCCAGTTCCGCCAGCGCTCGACCGGCAACCGCTTCATGTTCGCCACGACCCACCTCGAGGGGACCAAGGACAAGGCCGGGTCGACCGCGTTCTACGACCTGCGCCGCACGCAGACCGAGGTGTCGATCGCCGCGGTGAAGGAGCACAACCCCGAGAACCTGCCGGTCGTGTTCAACGGCGACTTCAACTCGAGCCGCTTCGCCCACGACTACAGCCCCACCAACGCCCCGTACGACGTCCTCGTGAAGGCCGGCCTGGTCGACCCGCTCGGCGCCGCCTTCAGCACGACGAAGACCGCACCCGGCGCGACCGTCGGCAAGCGCATCAACACCTGGGTGGACAGCTTCAACGAGTTCAACCTCGTCGTGAACAACCACAAGCAGTGGATCAACGGCTCCTACATCGACTACATGTTCGTGTCGCCGTCGATCAAGGTGCCCGAGTGGGAGACGGTCGTGAAGATGGACGCGAACGGTCAGTTCGTCGGCACCATCCCGTCCGACCACAACATGATCCGGGCCTCCCTGGTCCTGCCGAAGACGAGCTGA
- a CDS encoding CPBP family intramembrane glutamic endopeptidase, with product MITENERAVPPADPSTDLAAPPAPRVRWAAVVTFLLVAYGGGWLIALPLWRSGGLANPLFLPLGLAVMLTPTLAALVATLVVVRPARPARFLGLAPVRPWRRTAGYALLGFVGVQVLGLLAIGLAWVLGVTPVHLAPGTWPSLVSMQLLGLLVTVAALGEEIGWRGFLLPALRPLGTGRALLLSGLVWGPWHAPLVLLGYNYGTTNPSALIMMTVTTILMGVLFGWLRLRSASVYPSAFAHGALNASGGTLLAVFVPGAAGVAPSVLGWVGWLVVALVVVALVAARSFRWARPGAATS from the coding sequence ATGATCACCGAAAACGAACGGGCCGTTCCTCCCGCCGACCCTTCCACCGACCTGGCTGCACCACCCGCACCCCGCGTCCGTTGGGCCGCCGTCGTCACCTTCCTGCTGGTGGCGTACGGCGGCGGCTGGCTGATCGCCCTGCCGCTGTGGCGCAGCGGCGGCCTGGCGAACCCGCTCTTCCTGCCCCTCGGGCTCGCCGTGATGCTCACCCCGACGCTGGCCGCCCTGGTCGCCACCCTCGTCGTCGTCCGGCCGGCCCGACCGGCCCGGTTCCTGGGGCTGGCCCCCGTCCGGCCGTGGCGGCGTACGGCGGGCTACGCCCTGCTCGGCTTCGTGGGCGTGCAGGTGCTCGGTCTGCTGGCCATCGGTCTCGCCTGGGTCCTCGGCGTGACCCCGGTGCACCTGGCGCCCGGCACCTGGCCCTCCCTCGTCTCCATGCAGCTGCTCGGCCTGCTCGTCACCGTCGCGGCGCTCGGCGAGGAGATCGGGTGGCGCGGCTTCCTGCTGCCGGCGCTGCGCCCCCTCGGGACCGGCCGCGCGCTGCTGCTCTCCGGGCTGGTCTGGGGTCCGTGGCACGCGCCGCTCGTGCTGCTCGGCTACAACTACGGCACCACGAACCCGTCCGCGCTGATCATGATGACCGTCACGACGATCTTGATGGGCGTGCTCTTCGGCTGGCTGCGGCTGCGATCGGCGTCGGTCTACCCGTCCGCGTTCGCGCACGGTGCCCTCAACGCGAGCGGCGGGACGCTGCTCGCGGTCTTCGTGCCCGGCGCAGCGGGCGTCGCGCCCTCGGTCCTGGGCTGGGTCGGCTGGCTCGTCGTCGCCCTCGTCGTCGTTGCGCTGGTCGCCGCCCGCTCGTTCCGGTGGGCCCGTCCCGGGGCGGCGACGTCCTGA